The stretch of DNA AAAGCACTGCCATCTATGGTACAACCATTGCTAGTAGCACTACTAGAATTAACGTCAAAAATTACATTATCGGCTAAGGTAGGAATACACAAGCTATCTCCTTGCGTATTGCCAATACTGGTAGTCCAGTGACCAGGATCAGACCAATTGCCTACAAAATCGGTTGGGTCACTAGAGTGTGCACGCCAATAATACGTTTGAGAAACGGTTGCCGTTGAAAAATTAATTCCACTGTTACCACCTGCATCAACACAATTGACCACATTGATTGGATTGACTCCTGTTTGGTTGATGTTGTTAAAGGCAACATTGTTAACATTGGCAACTCCATCTACTTTTATATTGGTTGTTCCAATATCAGATTGGATGAGCCCATAATTTCGACAATCTCCAGAAGCGTTTAGATTTTGACCAATATTAAGGGTGCCGCCCCTTGTTGAAAGAGTTGCTCCAGTTGCAATATAAACTGAACTGTCTACCGTAAGCGTTGTTGTATTATAACTTCCTGGTCGGTATAATTGAGCATCTCCCAAAAAGTGCAAATCGCCTTCTATTCTACCTGCTAAACGAACATCCCTTGCTCCATCAGCAATATAGACATTGGGCAAGTGCCCACTAATTGTTTTGGCACCACCACCTGAATGATCAAAATGAAAACTAGTATTTCCTGTGTAAGCAACCACACTGCTCCCTGATTGGTAGCAAATGGGCCAACCTGTACCTCTAAAATGGACTTGTGTATTGTCCATATAACGGTTGGCAACTCCCCATAAATGGCTAATGCTCATTCCTATATTTTGTGTGCGAATGGTGCTACCACTTTGCATTTTTATTTGATTGCCATAAAGCGAATCTGCAAAGGTATAATCTGCACTAGGACTAAAGGCAATACCTGTTTTTACAGGAACTGTATTGGAGGTGAAGGTATTGCTATTACCATACAAATGTAGTCCTCTAATCAGTAAATACCCAGCCGTTCCACCTAATATTTCCGCTCCACCATTGTTGGTTAAATTTACATTACCCATGACTCCTAAAGGATAATAAACAATCATTTTGAAATTAGTTGGAACCGTTGTCCAATTCATGTTGTTGCAATTGCCAACAATCGTATTTAAAGTAACATTGGTACCAGATGCTGCATCAAAATGAACATTGGTAAAAGGACTTGGTACTTGATTGGCGGCAATGCCTGCTGAATTAAACCAGTTGGCAGGATCGTTCCAAGCAGTAGGAGCGGTCGTCGAAGTAGGTCTAAAATAAAGATCGCTAGGACAGCCTGTTGGGGTAGAAATACTAATGTTTGTATTGTTGCCTGCGTCTTTACTATTGGTAGCAATATAAGAACTACCTGCTCCTATGTCTCCACTGACACGGCTCAATATTAAATTATTAAGGGCAAGTGTGCCAGCTGTTTTTTTGCGTATAACAATGGGGCTAGTTGGCGATAAACCTTGAATATAGGCATATTCTGAACAGCCTGTAGGGCCAAAGAAGTTATCAAATTCTAAGACTCTACTAGCGCCAGAAAATAGCATGGTTCCATTGTGGAGTACCAGGGTATTACAAGAAAAATTGGCGTTTTGCAAAACACTATTGGAGGCAATGCTTAAATAGTTACAGTTGATTTTACCCGATAGGTTTCGGTGAGCATACCCCAAATTGAGAGAAATAGAATCAAATACCAAGGTAGATTGAAAGGTTGTAATTTCTGTCAACCCCCATTGGCTTGCTGTTTCTAAGTGAATGTGAGAGCCTGTGGCACTTAAATTACTTGCAGGAGAAAAATTATTGAGGTTGAATAAACCAGGATACCAACCTGCTACTCTCAAATGAATACTAGAATTGTCTAAGGTTAATTTTCGACTGCTACCAATATAAGATCTTAATCCATCGGCATTAACCGTTTGTCCATTGGTATTAAAATGCCCCTCTTGATGTTCTATAATTCCTCCACGAAGGCTATAAGAATAATTGTGGTTGTTATTATTAATATTGTTAAGTACTAAATCAGACAATAGACGCAACTCTGCGATGGGATCTAACGAAATGAGAAAAGATTGCAACTTTAAGTTGTGTCCTCTTGTATCGAGCGTATAAACATTGGCTCCTGTGCCAAAAAAGGTAAGGTTTCCATTAAAATTAACATCCATTTTACCAATATCGGTTAAGGTCAAATTCCCAAAAATGTTGAGATTAACAGCAGTAGATGCACTCGTTAACTGGGGCTTATTAGCTGGTAAAATAGCATTGTCCCAGAGCATATTTTTACAATTTGAGTTCTGATCAATATGAACTACTTTATTAGGACTAGCAAAGGCTGCTGCACTAAAAAATACATTGTCATTGGATCTAGGGGCTTGACAGGGAACATCTGTGTTGGAAAATGCGCCTACTCGCCAATTACAGGGGTTGTTGTAATTGTTGTCAACGTCTCCTACCCAGTACAAATCGAGGTTCTGGGCACCTCCTACCAAGGTGTTGCAGCTACATTGACCATAACTATAGTGGCTAAAGAATATCGTATTAAAAAAAATAATACTGATGATTGTTGAAATTTTTTTCATATTAAAATTAAATTTAGATAGATGTTAATAATTGAGATTGCTAAAGTAAAACACCTAGGTTAGGGGAATACAAACAAAATACCTGCTGGTAAGACACAGGAATCCTGTAATCAAAATTATTGACTAGCAATAACTTTAATTTGTTGGCAGGACAAGCTCTTTTATGAACTTGGGGAATCTAAATAATTGATTTTTTAAAATTTCTTAAAAAAAGTAATTTATAGAGTTTGTGTATCTTACTTATTGTTAAGTCTGTGTGTGAAGAATAGGAACTTTGGACGGGGGAACACAATAAGAACTTAAAGCTATACTTTTTTTATAAAAAAAACAAGCTTTTTTGATACATCATTGAATAGAGGCAATATTAATTTTTTGTGATTAACAATTTATTCCCAAGCAATTGAGCAATGAGGCAAGGTCATTTCGATGTGGTTTCGATTTTCTAAGGGGATAGAATTATTATGGAGCTGCAAATTGCGTAAAGTCGCTAAATCAGGGAATGATTTAGGCAGCTTAGAGAGTTGGTTGCCTTCTAAATTTAAATCACTAAGCTGTGTTAATTCACCAATTGACTCAGGGAGTGCTTTAAGTTGATTGTTGCTAAGGTCCAACTGAATCAATTCTTTTAGGTAGCTAATATTTTGAGGAAGGTGGTGGAATTGGTTATTGCCTAGATGCAGTGTTCTCAGTAGATTTAGTTTTTCAAAAGATTTCGGTAACGTGGATAAGTTATTTAGTTGCAAATTCAAATGTTGTAACTGCTTTAGTTTTCCAATGGATTCGGGAAGCTCAGAAAATAAGTTAAATCCTATATTGAGGCTAGTTAATTGCGTTAGGTTCTCAAAAAATAAAGGGACAGTAGACAATTGATTGTTGCTGAGATCTAATTGCTTTAAGGTAGTTAACAGCGCAATACTAGGAGCTAATTGACGAATCTGATTGGAGCTTAAATCTAAGACTTCGAGTGTTTTTAGGGAACTAATTTCGCTCGGAATAGTTGTTAAACGATTATGACTTAGGTTGAGTTTTTCTAAATGAATAAAATAGCCAATCCAATAGGGCAGCTCGGTTAAGTTGTTAAAACTAAGATCTAGCTGTCGCAATTGAGTAATATTCTCAATGTTTTTGGGAATGTAATTAATCTCATCCCAATCCAAGTTCAGTTGTTGCAGATTTAATAGTTCTCCAAAGGATTCAGGCAAAGAAACTAGTTCTGCTCCTCTTAAGTCCAAAGATACTAACCCCGTTAACTCCCCAAAAGAGGAGGGCAATCGTTGAATGTTATTCCATTGAAAATTTAATGTTGTTAGATTGGATAAATTGCCAAAAGATTCGGGCAGTTTTGTTAAGCCACAGGCGGATAAATGGAGCGTTAGTAATTGGGTCAAATTTCCAAAAGAAGAAGGCAGTTCAAAAATTTTGTTTCTGGACAAATTTAGGAACTTAAGCTGTTTTAGATTCCCAAAAGATGGAGGTAGGGTTACAATCTGATTGCCTTCTAGGTCAAGGTGTTCTAATTGGGTAAGTTGTTCAATGGCAGTTGGGATTGCGTCAATGTTATTTTTGGCAAGGAGGAGTATTTTTAGTTTAGGAAAACGAAAAATATCCGTAGGAAATGCTTTGAGGTTGGTTTGTGTTAAATCTAGTATTTCTGTTTTGGTACTCAATTCTTTGATGGATGTAGCCAAGGGATGTTGATCGCCAAGGGTGTCAATCCAATAGTTGTTTTTTCCTTTGCTAACGCTGGCGTAATTGGTTTGCAAATCAAAAGGGAGTGCCTGTGTGTATTGGTAGGGAATTACAGTAGTACCTTGAGCATTAATAAAACCAAATTTTTCATTTTTATAGTCTAATAAGAGGTGCGGGTTGCCAAGAGGATAAATACCTTTTTTGCGTTTTTGACGAAGTACTTCAAACATAGCGGCAATCTTTTGATTGACAAAATCAAAAAAGTTAGGGTCGCAGTGTTGAATGGATAAATAGTCGTGAAGGGCTAAGCTATATTCTCCTTGGTCTTGATAATATTGGGCATTTTCTAAAATTTCTTTACACGTTTGGGGTGGCACCTCTTGTGCAAGAGAAAATAAGGGGGAGCATAAAAGGAAAATGAGGAAGAATATAGGCATAAAAAAAGGGGCAGTGAACAAAGAAATACTAAATTAGTCTAATAATCTTAGATGAAAAACGAGAAAAATAGTTTTTTTGAGTGCTAAAAAGCCTTTTTTTAACATTTTATTATATTACTTACCTCCAAGCTAAGTTAGCTGCTTTTAATTACTTTAATTTAAGACCAATTAGAATTTTTAGAAATAAAATGTTAAGCTTTTTAAATAGAATATTATTTGGATATTATTAATACACTTTAAGTTTTTCAAAATTAAAGTATGTACGGATGAACTATACATTCTTTCTATTTGGCGAAATAGATCGAAGCTTGCTATGTAAATTCAAGTTCTAGTCGTATATTTGTACATTATTTTTGTTTAGAAAAGTATTGAAAATACAAACAATATAACATTTATAATTGTTTATGACAGTTGTAAAAAAAACACTTTATATAAAGAATCCTCTTAAGTCCTAGAAATTAATAAAGAAAATATGCATAATAGTATTAATAAAGATAGAATTATAGGCGAACGTGTAGGTAGTCAGTACGGTCCTTTAATGATTGTTTTTGCTCAGATTCACGGCAATGAACCTGCTGGTTTTAAAGCCGTAGAAGAATTATTTAAGGCAATAGATGCAGAGTATATCAAAAATCCAAAGTTTGAATTTTGCGGAAGGATAGTGGCTTTGCAAGGAAATGTGAAAGCGGCCAAAGAAAAAGTTCGATTTATTAAGAAAGATTTAAACAGAAGTTGGTTGCCCAAAGAAATTGAACGGATCCAAAATACAGCGAATTTGGAAGATTTAGATCCTGAAGATCAAGAAATAAAAGAGAGTCTAAATTTGGTTGATTATTATATCAACCTGTGCCAACCTCCACGTGTTGTTGTGCTAGATTTGCATACAACAACTGCTCATGGAGGAATCTTTACCATTCCTGCTCCTAATGAAGAAGCACGTAGAATTGCTTTGAGCATGCATGCACCTGTATTGCACGGCTTTTTAGAAGGATTGAAGGGGACAACTCTGCATTATTTTACAAAAGAGAACTTTAATGTCGATATGACAGCCGTTTGTTTTGAAGCAGGGCAACACGAGAGTGAAGATTCTTATAAGCATGCTGTCTCTGCCATTATTCAATGTTATAAGGCAATAGGGGGATTTTATGCCAAGGATATTGAGAGCAAACACGATCAATTGTTAGAAGAGCGGTCGAAAGGGCTTCCCCTAGAAGCAAAATTAATGTACGTTCATCGGGTGCGTCCTGAGGATGATTTCAAAATGGTTAATCAGCCTATCTATAATAATTTTGACCCAATTAAGGAGGGGGAAATATTAGCTTACGATAAAAATGGAGCGATAAAGTCTCCTTGCGCAGGACTCATTTTGATGCCTTTGTACCAAAATCAAGGAGACGATGGTTTTTTTGTAGTGCAAGAAATTACTTCTCGTACTCCTAGTCAGAGTGCTTAGAATTAGGGACTTTCAGGAGTAAAACAAATGTATTTGTCCTAGTATATTTGCTACTATTCTTGCAACGAAACGTTTGACAATGAGCTTTTTTTGAATCATTTTCTAAGCATCACATAACCCATTTTTAGAGTTTTTTTTTGGTGGGCATATGACTGATTGGGAACAAAGTACGCCGCAGAAAGCTGCTATTTTTCTGTAAGAAAAATAAGGTTTTCAGGTGTCTGAGCGAAGCGAGTTTCTGAAAGCCTAAGCTTTCAAGAAGATACTTTGTCCAAGAAGTCATCCAGTCCTAGCGTTTTTGGTTCTTTTTGGGCAATGCAAAAAGAACAACAGATATTGATTACCCTGCTTTTTGCTATTTGCCTCTAAAATGGGGGCTAGATTAAAACTTCTAATGTTTACTTTCTTAAAAAGAAACAATTATGTTTGCTATTATAGCCTTAATAAACAATTTTTTATAAAATAATAAGATTGCTAAAATGTATTTTTGTTTTACTACTGAATCACCCTAATTAAAGTTCTATCCAAGCATTAGAATAATTTGATACAATATTAGATAGGGTTTTTAACAACTTCTATGTTAAAAAATGATATTCGATTGAATATGTGGGCAAATTTTATTTTTTTTAGAAAAAAAACAGACTGAACAAAATAGAAACAATCTCCACAAAGATAGTGAGTTCATAGGCTTACTAGTAGTATAAGTAACGAAGCAGAATTAATTATGCGTTAAATTTACAATCATTGGTTCTGCGTAGTTACTTAAGTAATAAGGTAGCACAGCAAAATTCAACTGATTTACCAATTATCAATCTCATTTTTTAATCAATTGTAATATGGAAAATCCTATATCTAAAGAAATAAACGTAGCTGATTGGGTTAATGCGTATGGCGATGAATTATATCGTTATGCTTATTCAAAAACAGGAGATAGCCATGTATCAGAAGATTTGGTGCAAGATGCTTTTTTAGGCGCTTTGCAAAATACAACCGATCAAAGTGAAATCAAAAATCAAAAATCTTGGTTGTTTTCTATTTTGAGAAATAAAGTGGTTGATTATTATAGAGAATTAGAACGGAAAAGTAAAAAAGAAAACAATTGGGATACCAATTTGGAGTTAGATGTACATTTTACTTCTATGGGAATGTGGCGGACCAGTGAGAAAGCAATGGTTTGGAATAACACTGAAAATTTAGCAACGAACAAAGAGTTTAACGCAATCTTAGACGCTTGCTTGACCAAATTGCCCAAACATTATCAAGCTGTAGTTCGCTTAAAAATTATGGAGGATGAACGCACCGATTGTATTTGTGAAGATTTAGGTATTAGCACTTCTAATCTGTGGCAGATCATTCATCGTACTAAATTGCGACTTCGAAAATGCATTAACAAACATTGGTTTCAAGCCTAAGCCTAATCAATCCTATAATTATGTACACCTGCAAAAAGGCAACTGAATTAATCGAAAAAGAACAAAGCGAGGCGCTCTCTTTAATGACTAGAATGCGCCTAAAAATGCATTTAATGATGTGCGGAGCTTGTGCTGCTTATCGGAAACAAAGCAAAAATTTATCAATTTGGTTAAAAAATAAAAAGGGGGCTAGTGTCGATAAAATCGAGCTTTCGGAGGAATCAAAACAACAAATGATAAAAAAAATAGAAAAAAAACGTTCGGAATTGTAAGGATTTGGTCATTTGTGCGACTATAAAGGTAGAAAGACAGTTCAAAGTGATTTTTAGATCACTGTTATCTCATCCTTTATCTTATAATTACAACATTATGAAAAAGACTAAATTATTTTTTGCTGCCATTGCAATTTTTTCTATTGCTTATACAACACAATCTTGCCAAGATCCAACACCAGAACCGACTGAATTTATTGCAGACAATAGTACCTTTGCTAATTTTACCAATTGGGAATTGGCCGCAACGAATGTAGGTCCTAGCCCATCTTTAGGTGCTGCTCATGCTGGCAATGATAGTACTGTTACCCGTAAAATTTATTACAAAGATGCCCAAGCTCCTGTTGATGGGGTTTATCCTGTAGGAACTGTTATTGTTAAGCACAGTGCAAATCC from Aureispira anguillae encodes:
- a CDS encoding leucine-rich repeat domain-containing protein translates to MPIFFLIFLLCSPLFSLAQEVPPQTCKEILENAQYYQDQGEYSLALHDYLSIQHCDPNFFDFVNQKIAAMFEVLRQKRKKGIYPLGNPHLLLDYKNEKFGFINAQGTTVIPYQYTQALPFDLQTNYASVSKGKNNYWIDTLGDQHPLATSIKELSTKTEILDLTQTNLKAFPTDIFRFPKLKILLLAKNNIDAIPTAIEQLTQLEHLDLEGNQIVTLPPSFGNLKQLKFLNLSRNKIFELPSSFGNLTQLLTLHLSACGLTKLPESFGNLSNLTTLNFQWNNIQRLPSSFGELTGLVSLDLRGAELVSLPESFGELLNLQQLNLDWDEINYIPKNIENITQLRQLDLSFNNLTELPYWIGYFIHLEKLNLSHNRLTTIPSEISSLKTLEVLDLSSNQIRQLAPSIALLTTLKQLDLSNNQLSTVPLFFENLTQLTSLNIGFNLFSELPESIGKLKQLQHLNLQLNNLSTLPKSFEKLNLLRTLHLGNNQFHHLPQNISYLKELIQLDLSNNQLKALPESIGELTQLSDLNLEGNQLSKLPKSFPDLATLRNLQLHNNSIPLENRNHIEMTLPHCSIAWE
- a CDS encoding zf-HC2 domain-containing protein, whose amino-acid sequence is MYTCKKATELIEKEQSEALSLMTRMRLKMHLMMCGACAAYRKQSKNLSIWLKNKKGASVDKIELSEESKQQMIKKIEKKRSEL
- a CDS encoding succinylglutamate desuccinylase/aspartoacylase domain-containing protein, yielding MHNSINKDRIIGERVGSQYGPLMIVFAQIHGNEPAGFKAVEELFKAIDAEYIKNPKFEFCGRIVALQGNVKAAKEKVRFIKKDLNRSWLPKEIERIQNTANLEDLDPEDQEIKESLNLVDYYINLCQPPRVVVLDLHTTTAHGGIFTIPAPNEEARRIALSMHAPVLHGFLEGLKGTTLHYFTKENFNVDMTAVCFEAGQHESEDSYKHAVSAIIQCYKAIGGFYAKDIESKHDQLLEERSKGLPLEAKLMYVHRVRPEDDFKMVNQPIYNNFDPIKEGEILAYDKNGAIKSPCAGLILMPLYQNQGDDGFFVVQEITSRTPSQSA
- a CDS encoding sigma-70 family RNA polymerase sigma factor — encoded protein: MENPISKEINVADWVNAYGDELYRYAYSKTGDSHVSEDLVQDAFLGALQNTTDQSEIKNQKSWLFSILRNKVVDYYRELERKSKKENNWDTNLELDVHFTSMGMWRTSEKAMVWNNTENLATNKEFNAILDACLTKLPKHYQAVVRLKIMEDERTDCICEDLGISTSNLWQIIHRTKLRLRKCINKHWFQA
- a CDS encoding T9SS type A sorting domain-containing protein; the protein is MKKISTIISIIFFNTIFFSHYSYGQCSCNTLVGGAQNLDLYWVGDVDNNYNNPCNWRVGAFSNTDVPCQAPRSNDNVFFSAAAFASPNKVVHIDQNSNCKNMLWDNAILPANKPQLTSASTAVNLNIFGNLTLTDIGKMDVNFNGNLTFFGTGANVYTLDTRGHNLKLQSFLISLDPIAELRLLSDLVLNNINNNNHNYSYSLRGGIIEHQEGHFNTNGQTVNADGLRSYIGSSRKLTLDNSSIHLRVAGWYPGLFNLNNFSPASNLSATGSHIHLETASQWGLTEITTFQSTLVFDSISLNLGYAHRNLSGKINCNYLSIASNSVLQNANFSCNTLVLHNGTMLFSGASRVLEFDNFFGPTGCSEYAYIQGLSPTSPIVIRKKTAGTLALNNLILSRVSGDIGAGSSYIATNSKDAGNNTNISISTPTGCPSDLYFRPTSTTAPTAWNDPANWFNSAGIAANQVPSPFTNVHFDAASGTNVTLNTIVGNCNNMNWTTVPTNFKMIVYYPLGVMGNVNLTNNGGAEILGGTAGYLLIRGLHLYGNSNTFTSNTVPVKTGIAFSPSADYTFADSLYGNQIKMQSGSTIRTQNIGMSISHLWGVANRYMDNTQVHFRGTGWPICYQSGSSVVAYTGNTSFHFDHSGGGAKTISGHLPNVYIADGARDVRLAGRIEGDLHFLGDAQLYRPGSYNTTTLTVDSSVYIATGATLSTRGGTLNIGQNLNASGDCRNYGLIQSDIGTTNIKVDGVANVNNVAFNNINQTGVNPINVVNCVDAGGNSGINFSTATVSQTYYWRAHSSDPTDFVGNWSDPGHWTTSIGNTQGDSLCIPTLADNVIFDVNSSSATSNGCTIDGSAFCNNLLASNGIVLSAAFLQKLYVGGDFILDNSASAVNINNLIGTIFLVGGGNINTDGSNLRVKELVLDSEGNTFNLLNPIYLAQTATNNYSGILRLNAGSFNSNGHNISIENAFLSMSNKTRAFDFSNSTIFLSMKSYYRNSSGVIHFPWRIDNTTSFTLQAGDLDIDGSPITSSMDVQFYLGDDLSYQLFHIYNTTQTIQLRGNNAHIQYADLATNVNIKNNMEVDSISVYGGNTYLLDNNLTLELTAPHGKIISRNVGPGSFVTIENNAAANVGLSYIHKEYGNSFCINYVKVRDVKATKAATQPAACTQPDCWSLLAIETDQNSDSISIKNNDWGIWQFKLPPLVNPTSFGADTVIICKTGSNLFYPIQITGTSPYIIDYNWVDATNPATSGGQSGIVVYDNDNNPNTPYTYNVPLNPIVNSFDYTVEIATSRCGERILSTPVQTHVVIPVSNPLVANNRTGSCTFYNEGEWYAILDDIDERPIVSLLDSTLSPDSLELVNTEVFFEPTVQTLVYNGLVYPYLQRHWQITPTNNTMTKVRLYFTQQELTALGANTFAGIYNGGLDVATELKVLKYRDGTFLTSTTSPDVVEVPFSVVAKDAADWAANPNAATPFSTTTDLIAIEFEVNSFSHFAIVTTQDALLDNSNLLSFTAQLHQKGSTKLDWTVERMDQVASFVVEHTTNYQNINQLGEVSPVQGKLSYRFMDNKPYVGENYYRIKTIDRDGSVHYSAWKVVHITSDARPVLYPNPTHDHLNVQLYLEEITTLKWSVTDLLGRTILQQETSTNTGIQTFGISTQNLSNGTYILKIENTQTGAITQHQFVKR